In Mercenaria mercenaria strain notata chromosome 14, MADL_Memer_1, whole genome shotgun sequence, the following are encoded in one genomic region:
- the LOC123527711 gene encoding uncharacterized protein LOC123527711, producing MDTFVLISVIFGILKISQGYEAGTLLRCIECEHIGWNNTYRFPGAQNIYQLLQSKYNPACAAVNPRDPNVYNQNYQNQLNQQMQLQNTNPQQQGSNFFQNRNEVRETVCPALQNTVDRCNYVYGIATVELPVYGATMTLAMHARNCIDIVNTVDNGCYHRDTNLGYHEVKTFIQNKLQFLGSAELKRFVGTQCYCHTDMCYPYINSSRNVVASGFSLILALITFIVIR from the exons ATGGATACGTTTGTTTTAATTTCGGTGATTTTCGGGATTTTAAAAATCTCACAAGGTTACGAag CTGGTACGCTGCTACGCTGTATCGAGTGCGAACATATAGGCTGGAACAACACCTACAGATTCCCTGGTGCACAGAACATTTACCAGTTACTACAAAGCAAATATAACCCGGCATGTGCTGCTGTAAACCCACGTGATCC GAATGTGTATAACCAGAATTATCAGAATCAGTTAAATCAACAAATGCAACTGCAGAACACAAACCCCCAACAGCAAGGCAGTAATTTCTTCCAGAATAGAAATGAGGTTAGGGAGACGGTTTGTCCGGCGCTTCAAAATACTGTAGACCGATGTAATTACGTGTACGGTATAGCTACTGTCGAACTCCCAGTTTACGGAGCTACAA TGACCCTTGCCATGCATGCTCGGAATTGTATCGACATTGTCAATACAGTAGATAACGGGTGTTATCATCGGGACACCAACCTTGGTTATCATGAAGTGAAAACCTTTATCCAGAACAAACTACAGTTTTTGGGAAGTGCGGAGCTTAAAAGGTTCGTCGGAACACAATGTTATTGCCACACAGACATGTGTTATCCATACATAAACTCGAGCAGGAACGTCGTGGCCTCCGGGTTCAGCCTTATTCTCGCTCTGATTACGTTTATTGTCATACGCTAA